One genomic region from Arthrobacter pigmenti encodes:
- a CDS encoding acetylxylan esterase, whose product MPQFDLSLADLESYAPAPEEPLDFDAFWHDTIAESRRAAFAPRFEPFDERLSEVIVEDVTFAGFGGHPIRGWMLRPRHASGPLPCVVSYLGHRAGRGFPVQSTAIPAAGLALFIMDSRGQGNALSPGSTTDPAGSPPRVPGVVTSGIEDPRTYYYRRLFTDAVLAVDAARSHPFVDPTRVIVSGISQGGGIALAVAALADDLAGAVIDVPFLSHFRRALRITDASPYSQITHYMQTVPGGEEDVFRVLSYFDGSNFAARATAPALFSVALADTTCPPSTVYAAYNRYAGPKEITVYPYNGHEGGQGHQLRRQLEFFAEVIDGRKAMLP is encoded by the coding sequence ATGCCACAGTTCGACCTTTCTCTCGCCGACCTCGAGTCATACGCTCCTGCGCCGGAGGAACCCCTCGACTTTGACGCGTTTTGGCACGACACGATCGCCGAGTCACGGCGAGCCGCTTTTGCGCCACGATTCGAGCCGTTCGACGAGAGACTCAGTGAGGTCATCGTCGAGGACGTGACGTTCGCAGGCTTCGGCGGTCATCCGATTCGCGGGTGGATGCTTCGCCCCCGGCATGCCAGCGGGCCATTGCCATGCGTCGTGAGTTACCTTGGCCACAGGGCCGGAAGGGGCTTCCCCGTGCAGTCCACCGCGATCCCCGCGGCAGGGTTGGCGCTGTTCATTATGGACAGCCGTGGCCAGGGAAATGCTTTGAGCCCCGGCTCGACAACGGACCCAGCGGGATCACCACCTCGTGTCCCGGGTGTCGTCACCTCAGGAATCGAGGACCCGCGCACGTACTACTATCGACGGCTGTTCACGGATGCGGTTCTGGCTGTAGACGCAGCACGTAGTCATCCGTTCGTCGATCCCACTCGTGTGATCGTCTCCGGCATCAGCCAGGGTGGCGGCATCGCGTTGGCGGTCGCCGCCCTCGCCGATGATCTTGCCGGCGCAGTGATTGATGTCCCATTCCTCAGTCACTTCCGACGCGCGCTGAGGATCACTGACGCGAGTCCCTATAGCCAGATCACCCACTACATGCAGACCGTCCCCGGGGGAGAGGAAGACGTATTTCGGGTGCTGTCGTATTTCGACGGGAGCAATTTCGCTGCGCGAGCCACCGCCCCTGCCTTGTTCTCCGTGGCTCTCGCCGACACTACCTGTCCTCCTTCCACTGTCTACGCCGCGTACAATCGCTACGCCGGACCGAAGGAGATCACTGTGTACCCATACAACGGCCACGAGGGCGGTCAAGGTCACCAGCTCCGTCGACAGCTCGAGTTCTTCGCTGAAGTCATAGACGGTCGCAAAGCAATGCTTCCCTGA
- a CDS encoding metallophosphoesterase, which yields MSETFRIVIIADTHLKLDDVRGEAFRGYTQRMAEAYTSAKHYRTNQVATPEDGFIEALSRAVDESASLVALLGDIVSFPSEAAIEWAAAWLNEIGIPWTYTAGNHDWHYEGMPGSDVELRARWIKQRLMPLYGSADPMMSVRLLNGVRFVTIDDSTNEISPDQLEFFRAQVATGAPVVLFIHIPLFAPGRSVKFGCGHPEWGTSTDTLFTVEQRRPWRRRHTPTTMAFRRDVFSAPNVLAVFAGHNHEASLDVVNGVPQCVVAPNLTGAHLVVEFASS from the coding sequence GTGTCGGAGACGTTCCGAATCGTCATCATCGCGGATACCCACCTGAAACTTGATGATGTCCGAGGCGAGGCATTTCGTGGTTACACCCAGCGAATGGCCGAGGCGTATACCTCGGCAAAGCACTACCGCACCAATCAAGTCGCGACGCCCGAAGATGGATTCATCGAGGCTTTGTCCCGTGCAGTCGACGAGAGTGCATCTCTGGTCGCGCTACTGGGTGACATCGTCAGCTTCCCATCGGAAGCCGCGATCGAATGGGCGGCCGCGTGGCTGAATGAGATCGGCATTCCTTGGACTTACACAGCAGGAAATCATGACTGGCACTACGAGGGGATGCCGGGCAGCGACGTTGAACTGCGTGCTCGCTGGATCAAACAAAGACTGATGCCTCTCTATGGGAGTGCCGATCCCATGATGTCAGTGCGCTTGCTAAACGGCGTTCGCTTTGTGACCATCGACGACTCGACCAACGAGATAAGCCCAGATCAACTGGAGTTCTTTCGCGCTCAGGTCGCGACAGGAGCCCCTGTGGTGCTTTTCATTCACATCCCGCTCTTTGCGCCTGGTCGGTCAGTCAAGTTCGGATGCGGGCATCCTGAGTGGGGGACATCGACGGACACCCTATTTACCGTGGAGCAACGCCGCCCATGGCGACGGAGGCACACTCCAACGACGATGGCTTTTCGCCGTGATGTGTTCAGCGCACCGAACGTGCTTGCGGTCTTTGCGGGCCATAATCATGAGGCATCGCTGGACGTAGTAAACGGAGTGCCGCAGTGTGTCGTGGCGCCCAATCTCACCGGCGCACACTTGGTAGTCGAGTTTGCGTCTTCCTGA